The DNA segment TGAATACCATCTTTTAGAACTTGAGGATCAACATCTTTAAAATCACCTAAAATTGATTTTAGTGCTTTATTCTCCTCCATAAGTTTTTGATTTTTTTCCACATCTATAGGCGAACTATTTTTTAGCTTTTGTGTTGGAATCTCTTCCTCAGGAGTATTTACAATAGAGTCTCTAAACTTTTGCAACAGAGTCAATGCAGCTTTTTTTGTCAAATTATCTTTTTTTGTATATCCCAAAACTTTAACATATCTTTTTTTATCATATTGAAATCTTGCAATATATTTTTTACCAAATGCAGGATGTGCAGCTTTTGATATATACAATCCACTATAATTTGTTTTTTCAAAATCACTTAAATTCATTTTCTCTTAGGCCTTTTCAAATTTATTTTTTTGTTCCATATTTGCTAATTCTTCTTTTCCCGTACACAAAATAGTTCTATCTATTTTCATCTCATGTCCCATCTCTTTGTTTGGGTACTCAACTTGAGAAAGAATATGTCTAATGCAGTTCAATCTTGCACTTTTTTTATTATCACTTTTGATAATTATCCAAGGTGCAGGTTCAGTATTTGATGACATAAGCATCGAAAACTTTGCAATAGTATATTTATCCCATAGTGTTTGTGATTCTTTATCAACAGGAGATAATTTATACTGTTTTAATGGATCAATTTCTCTTTTTTTAAATCTTCTAGCTTGCTCTTTTTTTGAGACAGAAAAATAGTATTTAAGCAAAATTATTCCCGATTTGACTAACATGTTTTCAAACTCAGGAACTTCTCTTAAAAACTCATGGTGTTCTTCTGAGGTACAAAATCCCATAACAGGTTCAACCCCTGCTCTATTGTACCAACTTCTATCAAACAAAACTATCTCGCCCGCACTTGGAAGATGCTCAGTATATCTTTGAAAATACCACTGGGTTTTTTCCACATCACTAGGTTTTTCTAGAGCAACTACCCTTGCACCTCTGGGATTTAGATGTTCAGTGATTCTTTTAATTGTACCACCTTTACCTGCTGCATCTCTTCCTTCAAAAAGCATCAAAACCTTAAGACCTTGGTCCTTTACATGGTTTTGAAATTTCAAAAGTTCAATTTGAAGTAGTGTCAACTCTCTTTCATACTCAAGAGTCTCTTTTTTTACCCAAATTTGAACTTTTTTACCTTTCTCTTGAAGGATTTTTCTCTCTCTTGCATAGTTTTTTGGTGTATGGATCTCATCTTCGTGAGTATCTATCTCTTCACCATCGTCAAATTCACTCTTTATGATAGCTCTATCTTGTCCCATCATCGCAAGAATCCTTTATGAAAGTCTAGATTTGTAGTCATTATATCCAAAATCTTTTACAATTTGGTAACACTCTTCGTTTAGTTTTAATACAATAGATGGTAACTTAATTCCATTAAAAGTAGTAGTCTTTACCATTGTATAATGTATCATATCTTCTAAAATAATTTTATCGCCTACTTTTAAAGGTTCATCAAATGAATAATCTCCGATAATATCACCAGCAAGACAAGTATTCCCACCTAATCTATAAGTGTGTAGTTTTACACCTGGAATATTAGTATTTCTTATCTCTGCTCTATAAGGCATTGCTAAAGTATCTGGCATATGTGCTTCAGCTGAAGTATCTAAGATGGCTATTGGCATTTGATTTTTAATAATATCTAACACAGTAGCCACTAAGTAACCTGTTTTCCAGCCCACTGCTTCACCTGGCTCCATATATACTTCTAAATGAGGATATCTACTTTTAAAATCTTTTAAAAGAGAGATTAAACCTTCAACATCATAGTCAGCCCTTGTAATATGGTGTCCTCCACCAAAGTTCACCCATTTCATTTGAGCTAAAAGATCTCCAAATCTCTCTTCAAAGTTTTTTAAAGCCCCTTGAAGTGCATCAACATTTTGTTCGCAAAGTGCATGAAAATGAAGACCATCAACATCTGCAAGATTATCTTCTTGGAAATTCTCTTTTGTAATTCCAAGTCTTGAAAAAGCACCACAAGGGTTATAAAGATCAACTTCAACAGAAGAGTACTCTGGATTTACCCTAAGTCCTATAGATGTTTTACCTTTTGCTTTTTCTCTATATCTATTTAGTTGATTAAAAGAGTTAAATACCACATGGTTTGAAATCTCTATAATCTCATCTATCTCTTCATCTTTAAAAGCTGGAGAGTAAGTATGAACCTCTTTTTTGAACTCTTCTTTTGCTAAAAGAGCTTCATGTAAACCACTTGCACAACACCCTTTTAGAAAGTCTTTACAAATATCAAAAGTTGACCAAAGTGCAAAACCTTTTAAAGCTAAAAGAATATTTACCCCTGTCTCATCTTGAACTCTTTTAAGAAGCTCTAAATTCTTTTTTAAAAGTTCAACTTCACAAACAAAAGCAGGACTTGGAAGCTCTTCTACACTCTTTACCGTATTACTCTTCATCATATGGCTCAAAATCTTCTTTTCCTACACCACAATCTGGACATGACCAATCCTCTGGTAAATCTTCAAAT comes from the Halarcobacter ebronensis genome and includes:
- the ppk2 gene encoding polyphosphate kinase 2, whose amino-acid sequence is MGQDRAIIKSEFDDGEEIDTHEDEIHTPKNYARERKILQEKGKKVQIWVKKETLEYERELTLLQIELLKFQNHVKDQGLKVLMLFEGRDAAGKGGTIKRITEHLNPRGARVVALEKPSDVEKTQWYFQRYTEHLPSAGEIVLFDRSWYNRAGVEPVMGFCTSEEHHEFLREVPEFENMLVKSGIILLKYYFSVSKKEQARRFKKREIDPLKQYKLSPVDKESQTLWDKYTIAKFSMLMSSNTEPAPWIIIKSDNKKSARLNCIRHILSQVEYPNKEMGHEMKIDRTILCTGKEELANMEQKNKFEKA
- the nspC gene encoding carboxynorspermidine decarboxylase, producing MKSNTVKSVEELPSPAFVCEVELLKKNLELLKRVQDETGVNILLALKGFALWSTFDICKDFLKGCCASGLHEALLAKEEFKKEVHTYSPAFKDEEIDEIIEISNHVVFNSFNQLNRYREKAKGKTSIGLRVNPEYSSVEVDLYNPCGAFSRLGITKENFQEDNLADVDGLHFHALCEQNVDALQGALKNFEERFGDLLAQMKWVNFGGGHHITRADYDVEGLISLLKDFKSRYPHLEVYMEPGEAVGWKTGYLVATVLDIIKNQMPIAILDTSAEAHMPDTLAMPYRAEIRNTNIPGVKLHTYRLGGNTCLAGDIIGDYSFDEPLKVGDKIILEDMIHYTMVKTTTFNGIKLPSIVLKLNEECYQIVKDFGYNDYKSRLS